The Catenuloplanes niger genome includes a window with the following:
- a CDS encoding endonuclease domain-containing protein yields MRAVPWQCRLTPFRRRDAVGAGLLTAAELRGPQWHRLYHGVYIERSAFEPGNHRMWCEAAQLLLPPGAAIGGRSAAHLRNVDLLERGAPVTVVVPHRTSLRAQPMLRVIRGELSRGDAESFIGLRVTTPLRTAFDLGRAADRVQAVIAVDAMLHRGLVTVADLGRVADAHPGWRGVMRFRGVVAEAEPNAESPMETRLRLIIVDAGLPRPVAQWHVRDREGRLIGRVDLAYPELELAIEYEGDHHRGRATFRKDVVRFNRMQAAGWTALRFTADDVFQRPQKIVDDVRRAMGCR; encoded by the coding sequence ATGCGTGCGGTGCCCTGGCAGTGTCGGCTGACCCCGTTCCGGCGCAGGGACGCGGTCGGCGCGGGCCTGCTGACCGCGGCGGAGCTCCGGGGGCCGCAGTGGCACCGTCTCTACCACGGGGTGTACATCGAGCGTTCCGCCTTCGAGCCCGGCAACCACCGGATGTGGTGCGAGGCCGCCCAGCTGCTGCTGCCACCCGGCGCGGCGATCGGCGGCCGGAGCGCGGCGCACCTCCGGAACGTCGATCTCCTGGAGCGCGGCGCGCCGGTGACCGTGGTCGTCCCCCACCGCACGAGCCTGCGCGCCCAGCCGATGCTGCGCGTGATCCGGGGTGAGCTGTCGCGCGGGGACGCGGAGTCGTTCATCGGGCTGCGGGTGACCACGCCGTTGCGGACGGCCTTCGACCTGGGGCGCGCCGCCGATCGGGTGCAGGCCGTGATCGCGGTGGACGCCATGCTGCACCGCGGGCTGGTCACCGTGGCGGACCTGGGTCGGGTGGCCGACGCGCACCCGGGCTGGCGTGGCGTCATGCGCTTTCGCGGAGTCGTCGCCGAGGCGGAGCCGAACGCCGAATCGCCGATGGAGACCCGGCTGCGGCTGATCATCGTGGACGCCGGGTTGCCGCGGCCGGTGGCGCAGTGGCACGTCCGGGACCGGGAGGGACGCTTGATCGGCCGGGTCGACCTCGCCTACCCGGAGCTGGAGCTCGCGATCGAGTACGAGGGTGACCACCACCGCGGCAGGGCGACCTTCCGGAAGGACGTCGTGCGGTTCAACCGCATGCAGGCGGCGGGGTGGACCGCGCTCCGGTTCACGGCGGACGACGTGTTCCAGCGGCCGCAGAAGATCGTCGACGACGTGCGGCGCGCGATGGGGTGCCGGTGA
- a CDS encoding tyrosine-type recombinase/integrase: MEIGTVIPAARRELDTGGAADFTDAWLANRRLSAHTRAAYKRDITGWLAWCDTHGLSPLAATFLHVNAYARQLETTLAATTVARKLSAMSSWYEFLHRLDAVPGNPVSGADRPHVDRDHSGTVGLAPAEVDALLAAADAATGPTADRTRAVIALLADLGLRVGELCGLDVTDLGYERGHRAVRFTGKGGKARRRALTPGTSAAVDAYLHARAAAAGVAVGDLDGPLFVTARGGRLDRHAVFRLVRQLARDAGIPAWEQLSPHSLRHAFATTARAEGVPLEDVQDAMGHADPRTTRRYDRDRHNLDRDPAYTIWAARARRRS; the protein is encoded by the coding sequence GTGGAGATCGGCACCGTCATCCCCGCCGCCCGCCGTGAGCTCGACACCGGCGGCGCGGCCGACTTCACCGACGCGTGGCTGGCCAACCGGCGGCTGTCCGCGCACACCCGCGCCGCCTACAAACGCGACATCACCGGCTGGCTCGCCTGGTGCGACACCCACGGCCTGTCCCCGCTCGCGGCCACGTTCCTGCACGTCAACGCATATGCACGGCAGCTGGAGACCACGCTCGCCGCGACCACCGTCGCCCGCAAGCTCTCCGCCATGTCCAGCTGGTACGAGTTCCTGCACCGCCTCGACGCCGTCCCCGGCAACCCGGTCTCCGGCGCCGACCGGCCGCACGTCGACCGTGACCACTCCGGCACCGTCGGCCTCGCCCCGGCCGAGGTCGACGCGCTCCTCGCCGCCGCCGACGCCGCCACCGGCCCGACCGCGGACCGTACCCGCGCGGTCATCGCCCTCCTCGCCGACCTCGGCCTGCGCGTCGGCGAACTCTGCGGCCTCGACGTCACCGACCTCGGCTACGAACGCGGCCACCGCGCGGTCCGCTTCACCGGCAAGGGCGGAAAGGCCAGACGACGCGCCCTCACCCCGGGTACGTCCGCGGCCGTCGACGCCTACCTGCACGCCCGCGCGGCCGCCGCCGGCGTCGCGGTCGGCGACCTCGACGGGCCACTGTTCGTCACCGCCCGCGGCGGCCGCCTCGACCGGCACGCCGTCTTCCGCCTGGTCCGCCAGCTCGCCCGGGACGCCGGCATCCCCGCATGGGAACAGCTGTCCCCGCACTCGCTGCGGCACGCGTTCGCGACCACGGCCCGCGCCGAGGGCGTACCGCTGGAGGACGTCCAGGACGCGATGGGCCACGCCGACCCACGCACCACCCGCCGCTACGACCGCGACCGCCACAACCTCGACCGCGACCCGGCCTACACCATCTGGGCCGCCCGCGCCCGACGCCGCAGCTGA
- a CDS encoding DUF6624 domain-containing protein — MTDTALQSELIEMGRVDLEVTRAALDQEDHEAQLAWRRVTAAHAERLAEILEVHGWPGDDLVGREASQAAWKVAQHADHRLDVQRLALTMLAEAVAEGRAAARDLAFLTDRVRVNEGRRQVYGTQIAGVRDGRPVPWPLEEPERMEELRAAAGIESFAAQTGVPAA; from the coding sequence GTGACGGACACCGCATTGCAGTCGGAGCTGATCGAGATGGGCCGCGTCGACCTGGAGGTCACGAGGGCGGCCCTCGACCAGGAGGATCATGAGGCGCAGTTGGCGTGGCGGCGGGTGACGGCCGCGCACGCGGAGCGGCTCGCCGAGATTCTGGAGGTGCACGGCTGGCCCGGTGACGACCTGGTCGGCCGGGAGGCGTCGCAGGCCGCGTGGAAGGTGGCGCAGCACGCCGATCACCGCCTCGACGTGCAGCGGCTGGCGTTGACCATGCTGGCCGAGGCGGTGGCGGAGGGCCGCGCCGCCGCGCGTGACCTGGCGTTCCTGACCGACCGGGTGCGGGTCAACGAGGGCCGGCGGCAGGTCTACGGCACGCAGATCGCCGGGGTTCGTGACGGCCGGCCGGTGCCGTGGCCGCTGGAGGAGCCGGAGCGGATGGAGGAGTTGCGCGCCGCCGCGGGCATCGAGTCGTTCGCGGCGCAGACCGGCGTGCCGGCCGCCTGA
- a CDS encoding PP2C family protein-serine/threonine phosphatase, translating into MRTTIHDERRLPHPALRLTVAGATCAGNRYPANFDVLHIGDFAAVADGMGAGRGSAAAGRTAITTFVAAVPARPSAETLRDAVAAVQREVRAAGRALGGELTGCTLTALVPGHGDLAWIVQLGDSRVYRRRGTLLELLTTDHTAAWLGAVNGWYPHDSPQAHAARYQLHRYAGHPDEPEADLIAVTLRPGDTYLVCTDGVAEQVDHHRIDEHLRKPLGDAARGLIDDSLTAGGHDNATAALLRVG; encoded by the coding sequence ATGCGCACGACCATCCACGACGAGCGCCGCCTGCCGCACCCGGCCCTGCGGCTGACCGTCGCAGGCGCGACCTGTGCGGGCAACCGGTACCCGGCCAACTTCGACGTGCTGCACATCGGCGACTTCGCCGCGGTCGCGGACGGGATGGGCGCGGGCCGGGGAAGCGCGGCGGCCGGCCGGACCGCGATCACGACGTTCGTCGCGGCGGTCCCGGCCCGGCCGAGCGCGGAGACGCTGCGAGACGCCGTCGCGGCCGTGCAACGCGAGGTACGGGCGGCCGGGCGCGCGCTCGGCGGTGAACTCACCGGATGCACGCTGACCGCGCTCGTCCCCGGCCACGGCGACCTCGCCTGGATCGTCCAGCTCGGCGACTCCCGCGTCTACCGCCGCCGGGGGACACTGCTCGAACTGCTCACCACCGACCACACCGCCGCCTGGCTGGGCGCGGTCAACGGCTGGTACCCGCACGACTCGCCGCAGGCCCACGCGGCCCGCTACCAGCTGCACCGATACGCCGGGCACCCCGACGAACCCGAGGCGGACCTGATCGCGGTCACGCTGCGACCCGGCGACACCTATCTCGTCTGCACCGACGGAGTCGCCGAACAGGTCGACCATCACCGCATCGACGAGCACCTGCGCAAGCCGCTCGGCGACGCGGCCCGCGGCCTGATCGACGACTCCCTCACGGCCGGCGGCCACGACAACGCCACAGCCGCCCTGCTGCGCGTCGGTTAG
- a CDS encoding TetR/AcrR family transcriptional regulator, with amino-acid sequence MAEGQRRRGTELETAILRAAAEELSTSGYAGMTMDRVARRAGTNKNAIYRRWPHRAALGIAAYKHLAVARTPAPDTGSLRADALELLRRANATWSSPHGTVLRDLLAAAADEPALLDLLRDQAGAGPMNAAWLTLLSRAVARGEAAPTAVHPRVAALPMTLLRGEYALRGIPSVPDDVLVEIIDEIFLPLVHGRGAPAHDRPAG; translated from the coding sequence ATGGCGGAAGGGCAGCGGCGGCGGGGCACCGAACTGGAGACGGCGATCCTCCGCGCCGCCGCCGAGGAACTCAGCACGTCCGGATACGCGGGCATGACCATGGACCGGGTCGCCCGCCGCGCCGGCACCAACAAGAACGCGATCTACCGCCGCTGGCCGCACCGCGCCGCCCTCGGCATCGCCGCCTACAAACACCTCGCCGTCGCCCGCACCCCCGCCCCGGACACCGGCAGCCTGCGCGCCGACGCGCTGGAACTGCTCCGCCGCGCCAACGCCACCTGGTCGTCCCCGCACGGCACCGTCCTGCGCGACCTGCTGGCCGCGGCCGCCGACGAACCCGCGCTGCTGGACCTGCTCCGCGACCAGGCCGGCGCCGGCCCGATGAACGCCGCCTGGCTCACCCTGCTCAGCCGCGCCGTCGCACGCGGCGAGGCCGCCCCCACCGCCGTCCACCCCCGCGTCGCCGCGCTCCCGATGACGCTGCTGCGTGGCGAGTACGCGCTGCGCGGCATCCCGTCCGTCCCGGACGACGTCCTCGTCGAGATCATCGACGAGATCTTCCTGCCGCTGGTCCACGGCCGTGGCGCGCCGGCCCACGACCGCCCGGCAGGATGA